One Desulfonatronum thiodismutans DNA segment encodes these proteins:
- a CDS encoding putative esterase EstX, whose translation MEAKVVTDNDISLYTESFGNPAHEPIILVMGAMSSAVWWPDDFCARLAAMDCYVIRYDHRDTGKSTSYEPGQAPYSVEELADDVIRVIDGYGLKAAHLVGMSLGGFLSQLVALKYPKRVKSLTLISSERLAETDPDMPPFDPAIMEYHQQAGSLDWSDKDAVVEYQVGAWRINSGTAHVFDAEKIRQIAQSNFDRTPNILTTFNHTTLGGGEEWLGRLNEITVSTLIIHGTEDPVLPYAHGLALKDAIRDSKLLTLKGTGHELHPEDWPVILQALKNQTS comes from the coding sequence ATGGAAGCCAAAGTAGTTACTGATAACGATATTTCACTCTATACCGAATCATTCGGTAACCCAGCCCATGAACCCATTATTTTGGTCATGGGGGCAATGTCGTCGGCGGTATGGTGGCCTGATGATTTTTGTGCCCGGCTGGCCGCAATGGATTGCTACGTGATCCGATATGATCATCGCGATACGGGGAAGTCAACTAGCTATGAGCCAGGCCAGGCTCCATATTCCGTTGAAGAATTAGCAGATGATGTGATTCGCGTCATTGATGGTTATGGTCTGAAGGCTGCGCACCTGGTTGGCATGTCTCTGGGAGGATTTCTATCCCAGCTTGTTGCTCTCAAGTATCCGAAGCGGGTAAAGAGTTTAACCCTGATCTCTTCAGAGCGTCTTGCGGAGACAGACCCAGATATGCCCCCTTTTGATCCTGCAATCATGGAGTATCACCAGCAGGCAGGATCACTTGACTGGTCTGATAAAGATGCGGTGGTGGAGTATCAGGTTGGTGCGTGGCGAATCAACTCAGGTACTGCCCATGTATTTGACGCTGAAAAGATTCGCCAGATCGCTCAGTCAAATTTTGATCGTACGCCAAATATACTAACGACATTCAATCACACTACTTTAGGTGGTGGCGAAGAGTGGCTCGGGCGATTAAATGAGATAACTGTATCAACACTAATCATTCATGGTACAGAAGATCCTGTGCTTCCTTATGCACACGGTTTGGCACTGAAGGATGCGATTCGTGATTCGAAACTACTTACACTGAAAGGCACGGGGCATGAATTACATCCAGAGGACTGGCCGGTGATTCTCCAAGCGCTGAAGAATCAAACATCGTAG
- a CDS encoding NYN domain-containing protein: MKDLDEHKKIAVLIDADNAQCSKMKAILDEVSAHGHIVIKRAYGDWSSEYLKNWKTTLNELAIQPIQQFAYTTGKNSTDASMIIDAMDLLYSNKYDAFVLVSSDSDFTKLASRLRESEIFVFGVGEKKTPVSFRNACDDFVYTENLGVEPVLEVTVAAPAEQASGADPKELVPVLTKAWEQYQDEDGWANVAPAGSFVKRAAPDFDPRTYGATKLTEIIRRLSKHFEMTKSKGKGTVNIVAYRPQKALTTP; this comes from the coding sequence GTGAAGGACTTGGATGAACACAAGAAGATTGCTGTCCTAATTGACGCAGATAACGCTCAGTGCTCAAAGATGAAAGCGATCCTAGATGAGGTGTCTGCGCATGGACATATCGTCATAAAAAGAGCCTATGGCGATTGGTCTAGCGAATACTTAAAGAACTGGAAAACAACTCTAAACGAACTCGCAATACAGCCGATCCAGCAGTTTGCGTACACCACAGGAAAGAATTCGACCGATGCGTCAATGATCATAGACGCGATGGATCTGCTCTATTCGAATAAGTACGATGCTTTCGTCCTGGTCTCCAGCGATAGTGATTTTACAAAGCTCGCATCCCGATTGCGTGAATCGGAAATTTTCGTGTTCGGCGTTGGAGAAAAGAAAACTCCTGTTTCGTTCCGAAATGCCTGCGATGATTTCGTGTATACAGAGAATTTGGGTGTTGAGCCTGTTCTTGAGGTCACAGTGGCCGCGCCTGCAGAGCAGGCCTCAGGGGCTGATCCAAAGGAACTGGTCCCTGTGCTTACGAAAGCATGGGAACAATATCAAGACGAGGACGGATGGGCCAATGTTGCGCCGGCTGGAAGCTTCGTCAAGCGCGCCGCGCCGGATTTTGACCCGCGCACATATGGCGCAACCAAATTGACAGAGATTATCAGGCGGTTAAGCAAACATTTCGAAATGACGAAGTCTAAGGGGAAGGGTACAGTCAATATCGTTGCGTATCGACCCCAAAAGGCCCTAACAACGCCATGA
- a CDS encoding addiction module protein → MPSTAEIIHEAESLPVEERTVVIDSLLRSLNPPDPEIDRKWAAVAKRRLEELRSGRVKPVPGEEVFARIRQRFAL, encoded by the coding sequence ATGCCAAGCACAGCCGAGATCATACACGAAGCTGAGTCCCTGCCAGTGGAGGAACGCACGGTTGTGATCGACTCTCTATTGCGCTCCCTTAACCCGCCTGACCCCGAGATCGACCGGAAATGGGCGGCCGTCGCCAAACGGCGACTTGAGGAACTCCGTTCCGGGCGCGTCAAGCCCGTACCGGGAGAGGAAGTATTCGCGAGAATCCGCCAGCGATTCGCGCTATGA
- a CDS encoding type II toxin-antitoxin system RelE/ParE family toxin translates to MTFSFHPEADEEFVEAVAYYEDCDPGLGIDFTREVYATIQNAVDYPTMWPEIEIEVRRCLVHRFPYGVLFSIEPDGIFILAVMHLHRDPDYWKHRLGAGRTR, encoded by the coding sequence ATGACATTCTCCTTCCATCCTGAAGCAGATGAGGAGTTCGTCGAGGCTGTTGCGTACTACGAGGACTGCGATCCCGGCCTCGGAATCGACTTCACGCGAGAAGTCTACGCCACCATCCAGAACGCTGTGGACTATCCGACCATGTGGCCGGAAATCGAGATCGAGGTCCGTCGGTGTCTCGTCCACCGTTTTCCTTACGGTGTGCTGTTCAGTATCGAGCCTGATGGCATATTCATCCTTGCCGTCATGCACCTGCATCGCGATCCCGATTACTGGAAGCACAGGCTGGGGGCGGGCAGAACAAGATGA
- a CDS encoding SagB/ThcOx family dehydrogenase: MMTWSTSREMSCGGLKMAAALLCLVFWGVACNADQQSGGEAMPATQAIQLPEPSLSGPVSLEEALAQRRSVRGFSDHPVTLTEIGQLLWAAQGVTEPRRGLRTAPSAGATYPLEIIVIVGRAEDLAPGAYRYAPGRHNLIPLLQDDQRQSLARAALNQSALLQAPATFAVTAVHARTETRYGQRATRYVDMESGHTAQNLSLQAVALGLGSVVIGAFDDQDVAALLDLPPGEAPLYLIPVGRPR; encoded by the coding sequence ATGATGACCTGGTCCACGTCTCGGGAGATGTCCTGTGGCGGCCTGAAGATGGCCGCCGCACTTCTCTGCCTGGTGTTCTGGGGAGTCGCCTGCAATGCTGATCAGCAATCCGGAGGTGAGGCCATGCCCGCAACGCAAGCCATCCAACTGCCCGAGCCGTCGCTGTCCGGCCCCGTCTCCCTGGAGGAGGCCCTGGCCCAACGCCGGTCCGTACGCGGCTTCAGCGACCACCCCGTAACCCTGACCGAGATCGGCCAACTGCTCTGGGCCGCCCAGGGCGTCACCGAACCCCGGCGAGGGCTGCGCACCGCGCCCTCGGCCGGGGCGACCTATCCCCTGGAAATCATCGTCATCGTGGGCCGGGCCGAAGACCTCGCCCCCGGCGCGTACCGCTACGCGCCGGGACGTCATAATCTCATCCCGCTACTCCAGGACGACCAAAGGCAGTCCCTGGCCCGGGCCGCCCTGAACCAGTCCGCCCTGCTTCAGGCCCCGGCCACCTTCGCCGTCACCGCGGTCCACGCCCGGACCGAAACCCGCTACGGCCAACGCGCGACCCGCTACGTGGACATGGAATCCGGACACACCGCCCAGAACCTGTCCTTGCAGGCCGTGGCCCTGGGCCTGGGCAGCGTGGTCATCGGCGCCTTCGACGACCAGGACGTGGCCGCCCTGTTGGATTTACCGCCCGGCGAGGCCCCGCTGTATCTGATCCCGGTGGGCAGACCGCGGTAA
- a CDS encoding amphi-Trp domain-containing protein, whose protein sequence is MEEVLFKSEEPKSRTDVAAFLRQLADKVEGGEVILRQGDQEQQVRIPQNLVLETKLERETKRDGEKMSLEVELEWRPGGGSATSGVELA, encoded by the coding sequence ATGGAAGAAGTTCTGTTCAAAAGCGAAGAACCCAAAAGCCGTACGGATGTGGCGGCATTTCTGCGCCAGTTGGCGGACAAGGTTGAGGGTGGGGAAGTGATTTTGCGCCAGGGGGATCAGGAGCAACAGGTCCGGATTCCCCAAAACCTGGTTCTGGAAACCAAGCTGGAGCGGGAAACCAAGCGCGACGGCGAGAAAATGAGCCTGGAAGTGGAGTTGGAATGGCGGCCCGGCGGCGGTTCCGCGACCAGCGGCGTTGAATTGGCATGA
- a CDS encoding DUF1343 domain-containing protein — protein MKRIPAILACLVLAALSSGCFFRTAQTVPPPAPGVPQTAQPHLRSTTSHVIAGVDVLLDRDWRTTVRGADGGQVMISFFDLLLKGRTVGLLTNPTGVDAKLRSTIDLLHDHPEVRLGALFAPEHGIRGDIYAGEAVTDDVEPLTGVPVYSIYRRKPTPAMLAGLDAVLYDIQDIGASSYTYIYAMADMMAACAEAGVPFIVLDRPNPIGADFVDGPVLDTSRFRSGIGQYDIAALYGMTPGELAWMLNSEFLAKPCKLSIIPMANYRRTMRYPDTGLPWVPTSTHIPWPISAVHYSLTGVLGETRGGLNIGVGYTLPFECLTAPWMDRHKLVAAINARNIPGLRARPISYVPGYGGHAGRTVHGAHLVVTDPLALRPMTAQITLMTILQELYPERNLFDNPGIRESLFDRALGTDQIRLMVAQGADAATIERAIAPRREQFKELRRKYLLYEPR, from the coding sequence ATGAAACGCATCCCGGCCATTCTGGCTTGCCTCGTTCTCGCCGCCCTTTCCAGCGGCTGCTTTTTTCGGACGGCCCAAACCGTTCCGCCTCCCGCCCCGGGCGTCCCACAGACGGCCCAGCCCCACCTTCGCTCCACGACGTCGCACGTGATTGCCGGCGTGGACGTCCTGCTGGACCGGGATTGGCGGACCACGGTCCGGGGAGCGGACGGCGGGCAGGTGATGATCTCGTTTTTCGATCTGCTGCTTAAAGGCCGCACCGTGGGCTTGCTGACCAACCCCACAGGGGTGGACGCCAAGCTGCGCTCGACCATCGACCTGCTTCACGACCATCCCGAAGTCCGCTTAGGGGCCTTGTTCGCGCCGGAGCACGGCATTCGCGGGGACATCTACGCCGGGGAGGCCGTGACCGACGACGTGGAGCCCCTGACCGGCGTGCCGGTGTACAGCATCTACCGCCGCAAACCCACTCCCGCCATGCTGGCCGGACTGGACGCGGTGCTCTACGACATCCAGGACATCGGGGCCAGCTCCTACACTTACATCTACGCCATGGCCGACATGATGGCCGCCTGCGCCGAGGCCGGAGTTCCGTTCATCGTCCTGGACCGGCCCAACCCCATCGGCGCGGATTTCGTGGACGGCCCGGTGCTGGACACCAGCCGGTTCCGCAGCGGCATCGGCCAGTACGACATCGCGGCCCTGTACGGAATGACCCCCGGCGAACTGGCCTGGATGCTGAACAGCGAATTCCTGGCCAAACCCTGCAAGCTGTCCATCATCCCCATGGCCAACTACCGGAGGACCATGCGCTACCCGGATACCGGCCTGCCCTGGGTACCCACCTCCACGCACATCCCCTGGCCCATCTCCGCGGTGCACTACAGCCTGACCGGCGTGCTGGGCGAAACCCGGGGCGGCCTGAACATCGGGGTGGGCTACACCCTGCCCTTCGAATGCCTGACCGCGCCCTGGATGGACCGCCACAAACTGGTGGCGGCCATCAACGCCCGAAACATCCCCGGCCTGCGCGCCCGGCCCATCTCCTACGTTCCCGGCTACGGCGGCCATGCCGGACGGACCGTGCACGGCGCGCACCTGGTGGTCACCGACCCTCTGGCCCTGCGCCCCATGACCGCCCAGATCACCCTGATGACCATCCTCCAGGAACTCTATCCCGAGCGCAATCTGTTCGACAATCCGGGCATCCGGGAAAGCCTGTTCGACCGCGCCCTGGGCACGGACCAAATCCGACTCATGGTCGCCCAAGGCGCCGACGCCGCAACCATCGAACGAGCCATCGCTCCAAGACGGGAGCAGTTCAAGGAGTTGCGGCGGAAGTATTTGTTGTATGAGCCGAGGTGA
- the ade gene encoding adenine deaminase, translating into METSITIRGNIVDVLAGRIFAARLEIKNGRIARIVPEEGSSEAPENRFILPGLIDSHVHIESSMLIPSEFARAAVVHGTVGSVSDPHELANVLGIDGVRFMVENGRKSPFKFAFGAPSCVPATGFETSGAVLDAADVEALLDMPEIKYLSEMMNFPGVLQQDEAVMRKLALARRRGKPVDGHAPGLRGEDARRYAQAGISTDHECFSLEEALEKIGYGMKILIREGSAAKNFDELLPLLSHHPDMVMFCSDDLHPDNLLEGHIDRLVRRALVLGYDLFDVLRAATLNPIRHYGLDAGLLQEGDPADLIIVDDLDRFTVLETYIDGRLVAKDGRSLLEPVAEQPVNIFEARPVTEQALALPAQTETIRVIRALDGQLITEATTARARIEGGLAISDPERDILKLMVLQRYRQAPPSLAFIQGFGLRTGALASTIAHDSHNIIVVGANDADMARAVNLLVEHQGGVSVVHGERADVLPLPYGGLMSADGAQALAAAYQRLDAAAKGLGSPLTAPFMTLSFMALLVIPALKLSDKGLFDGTTFSFVPLFVS; encoded by the coding sequence ATGGAAACGAGCATAACCATTCGAGGCAACATCGTCGATGTTCTTGCCGGGCGAATTTTTGCCGCTCGCCTGGAGATCAAAAACGGTCGCATCGCGCGGATCGTTCCGGAGGAAGGATCGAGTGAGGCTCCGGAGAACCGATTCATCCTGCCCGGGCTGATCGACAGCCATGTGCATATCGAGAGTTCCATGCTCATTCCCAGCGAGTTCGCCCGAGCCGCGGTGGTGCACGGGACCGTGGGCAGCGTGTCCGATCCCCATGAACTGGCCAACGTGCTGGGCATCGACGGGGTGCGATTTATGGTGGAGAACGGGCGCAAGTCTCCGTTCAAGTTTGCCTTCGGTGCGCCCTCCTGCGTTCCGGCCACGGGCTTCGAGACCTCCGGGGCCGTGCTGGACGCGGCGGACGTGGAAGCCTTGCTGGATATGCCAGAGATCAAGTATCTCTCCGAAATGATGAACTTTCCAGGGGTGCTCCAACAAGACGAGGCCGTGATGCGCAAACTGGCCCTGGCCCGGCGTCGCGGCAAGCCCGTGGACGGACACGCTCCGGGGCTGCGCGGCGAGGACGCCCGGCGCTACGCCCAGGCCGGGATCAGCACGGACCATGAGTGCTTCAGCCTGGAAGAGGCCTTGGAAAAGATCGGGTACGGGATGAAGATCCTGATTCGCGAAGGCAGCGCGGCCAAGAATTTCGATGAGCTGCTGCCGTTGCTCAGCCACCATCCGGACATGGTCATGTTCTGTTCCGACGACCTGCATCCGGACAATCTGCTGGAGGGGCACATCGATCGGCTGGTCCGTCGCGCTCTGGTTCTGGGGTATGATTTGTTCGACGTGCTCCGGGCCGCGACCCTGAATCCGATCCGTCATTACGGCCTGGATGCGGGACTGCTTCAGGAGGGCGACCCGGCGGATCTGATCATCGTGGACGATCTGGACCGCTTCACGGTCCTGGAGACGTACATCGACGGACGCCTCGTGGCCAAGGACGGGCGGAGCTTGCTGGAGCCGGTGGCCGAGCAGCCGGTGAATATTTTCGAGGCCCGGCCCGTCACCGAACAGGCCCTGGCCCTGCCCGCCCAAACCGAAACCATTCGGGTAATCCGGGCTTTGGACGGCCAGTTGATCACCGAGGCGACCACGGCTCGCGCCCGGATCGAGGGCGGGCTGGCCATCAGCGACCCGGAGCGGGACATCCTGAAGCTCATGGTCCTGCAACGCTACCGCCAAGCACCGCCGTCCCTGGCCTTTATCCAGGGCTTCGGCCTGCGGACCGGGGCCCTGGCCTCGACCATCGCCCACGACAGCCACAACATCATCGTAGTGGGAGCAAACGACGCGGACATGGCCCGGGCCGTGAACCTGCTGGTGGAGCATCAAGGCGGCGTCAGCGTGGTCCATGGCGAAAGGGCTGACGTGCTGCCCCTGCCTTACGGCGGGCTGATGAGCGCGGACGGGGCCCAGGCCTTGGCCGCGGCCTATCAGCGCCTGGACGCCGCGGCCAAGGGCCTGGGGTCGCCGTTGACCGCGCCGTTCATGACCCTCTCCTTCATGGCCCTGCTGGTCATTCCGGCCCTGAAGCTCAGCGACAAAGGCCTGTTCGACGGAACGACGTTTTCCTTCGTGCCTCTGTTCGTCTCCTAA
- a CDS encoding uracil-xanthine permease family protein encodes MKDTSPSNDSRTVPRTPPNLLYGVEDRPPVWTLAVLGVQHGALLISSLMATVFFAQALGADAAQTRSLVSVGLIAGGLASILQATRKWGLGSGYFCLHTSSFIYFQASISAAQAGGLALVCGMTLAAGAMQTLLARVVGRLRTLFPPEVAGLVVAMVGLALAPYAVKSLFGLGREDTVIEAREVLVGLGTLAIIVGFTVWGKKGFRLFAILLGIVFGFGSAYALGVLPAGMGDSLRELPLVALPQIVHPGLAFDPAFILPFLIAAICSSLKLTGDVITCQKINDLDWKRVDMASVQRGINAEGLGTAAAGLLGGTGLAASSSNIGMSYATGATSRYIGYATGIFFIAVAFFPQPAYVLSHMPVPVIGAIIVYAACFMIVTGWSIIMTRMIDSRKTFVVGISLIMGMSVLVAPEIYAPLPDHFKPIFGSSIALTAVTGVLLNLLFRIGIGDRAELLLSSANASGRKINDFFLDLGGKWGARPEVIRKAAAAAAELHESLAEQGLSRGEELLLEAYFDEFQVQVDMTYQGEPIILSQSRPSPEQLLEDDQAFARLSGYLISQYADTVRLETTGGTHRVRMVFDH; translated from the coding sequence ATGAAGGACACAAGCCCCTCCAACGATTCCCGGACCGTTCCTCGGACTCCGCCGAACCTGCTCTACGGTGTCGAGGATCGCCCCCCGGTCTGGACCCTGGCGGTTCTCGGCGTGCAGCACGGGGCGCTGCTGATTTCCAGTCTGATGGCCACCGTGTTCTTCGCCCAGGCCCTGGGCGCGGACGCGGCCCAGACCCGGTCCCTGGTCAGCGTGGGCCTGATCGCCGGAGGCCTGGCCAGCATCCTGCAGGCCACCAGGAAATGGGGGCTGGGGTCAGGCTACTTTTGCCTGCACACCAGCTCCTTCATCTACTTTCAGGCCTCCATCAGCGCGGCCCAGGCCGGGGGCTTGGCCCTGGTCTGCGGCATGACCCTCGCCGCCGGGGCCATGCAGACCCTGCTGGCCCGGGTCGTCGGCAGGCTGCGCACCTTGTTTCCTCCGGAGGTGGCCGGGCTGGTGGTGGCCATGGTCGGTCTGGCCCTGGCCCCGTACGCCGTCAAGTCCCTGTTCGGGCTGGGCCGCGAGGACACGGTGATCGAGGCGCGGGAAGTCCTGGTGGGGCTGGGCACCCTGGCGATCATCGTCGGGTTCACGGTCTGGGGAAAAAAAGGCTTCAGGCTTTTCGCCATCCTTTTGGGAATCGTCTTCGGCTTTGGCTCGGCCTATGCCCTTGGGGTACTGCCCGCCGGGATGGGCGATAGCCTGAGAGAGCTGCCCCTGGTGGCCCTGCCTCAGATCGTGCATCCGGGGTTGGCCTTTGACCCCGCGTTCATCCTGCCCTTTCTCATCGCCGCCATCTGTTCGTCCCTGAAGCTGACCGGCGACGTGATCACCTGTCAAAAAATCAACGACCTGGATTGGAAGCGGGTGGACATGGCGTCCGTGCAACGCGGAATCAACGCCGAGGGTCTGGGCACCGCCGCGGCCGGACTGCTGGGCGGCACCGGGCTGGCCGCGTCCTCCTCCAACATCGGGATGTCCTACGCCACTGGGGCCACCAGCCGCTACATCGGCTACGCTACGGGGATATTTTTCATCGCCGTGGCGTTTTTTCCCCAGCCTGCCTATGTCCTGAGCCACATGCCCGTTCCGGTGATCGGCGCGATCATCGTCTACGCCGCCTGCTTCATGATCGTCACCGGGTGGTCCATCATCATGACCCGAATGATCGATTCCAGAAAGACCTTCGTGGTCGGCATTTCCTTGATCATGGGCATGAGCGTGCTGGTGGCCCCGGAGATCTACGCCCCTCTGCCCGATCACTTCAAACCCATTTTCGGCTCGTCCATCGCTTTGACCGCGGTGACCGGGGTGCTCTTGAATCTGCTGTTCCGCATCGGCATCGGCGACCGGGCCGAACTGCTCCTGAGCTCAGCCAACGCCTCGGGGCGAAAAATCAATGACTTTTTTTTGGACCTGGGCGGCAAGTGGGGCGCTCGGCCCGAGGTGATCCGCAAAGCCGCGGCCGCGGCCGCGGAGCTGCACGAATCGCTGGCCGAGCAGGGGCTGTCCCGGGGCGAAGAACTTCTTTTAGAGGCGTATTTTGACGAGTTTCAGGTGCAAGTGGACATGACCTACCAGGGCGAGCCGATTATCCTGAGTCAGAGTCGGCCCAGTCCCGAGCAGCTTCTGGAGGACGACCAAGCTTTCGCCAGGCTCTCCGGCTATCTGATCAGCCAGTACGCGGATACGGTCCGCCTGGAAACCACCGGGGGCACGCATCGGGTGCGGATGGTTTTCGATCACTGA
- a CDS encoding alpha/beta fold hydrolase yields the protein MSEVYKTGLVTAGDIQIAYREFGPLEAGKEAPGRAEAHEHLLLIMGYGGLMEMWPPALIQGLARDRRVIVFDNRGMGFSGSSDAPYSIELFAEDALAVLDGLGIEAAHVLGWSMGAFIAQELVLGHPRRVDKLILLTGSCGGEAAIWPDEATWNSLADLSGTLEERIQRMLNNLFPQGWLRQNPDPSAYLPPITAPIIDAHIQRQAQTLRSWPGACDRLSTISKPVLVITGTEDRVIPPENAHILTQALPHARAVEIQGGGHGVMYQEPERLAGLIDGFLAVE from the coding sequence GTGAGTGAAGTGTACAAAACCGGCTTGGTGACGGCCGGGGATATTCAGATCGCCTATCGGGAATTCGGGCCGTTGGAGGCCGGGAAGGAAGCGCCCGGGCGCGCTGAGGCCCATGAGCATTTGTTGCTGATCATGGGCTACGGCGGGCTGATGGAAATGTGGCCGCCAGCTTTGATTCAGGGGTTGGCAAGGGATCGCCGGGTGATCGTTTTCGACAACCGGGGCATGGGGTTCAGCGGTTCCTCGGATGCGCCGTACTCCATCGAACTGTTTGCCGAGGACGCCCTGGCCGTGCTGGACGGGTTGGGCATTGAAGCGGCCCACGTCCTGGGCTGGTCCATGGGCGCGTTCATCGCCCAGGAACTGGTCCTGGGCCATCCGCGCCGGGTGGACAAATTGATCCTCCTGACGGGATCATGCGGCGGCGAGGCCGCGATCTGGCCGGACGAGGCAACCTGGAATTCCCTGGCCGACCTTTCCGGCACCCTGGAAGAGCGCATCCAGCGCATGCTGAACAACCTTTTCCCCCAGGGCTGGCTGCGCCAAAATCCCGACCCCTCCGCATACCTTCCCCCCATCACCGCCCCGATCATCGACGCCCACATCCAGCGCCAGGCCCAAACCCTGCGCTCCTGGCCCGGCGCTTGCGACCGACTTTCAACCATCTCCAAACCCGTCCTGGTTATCACCGGAACCGAAGATCGGGTCATCCCCCCGGAAAACGCCCACATCCTGACCCAGGCCCTGCCCCATGCCCGTGCCGTCGAAATTCAGGGGGGCGGGCACGGGGTGATGTATCAGGAGCCGGAAAGGCTGGCCGGGTTGATCGATGGTTTTCTGGCGGTGGAGTAA
- a CDS encoding MFS transporter — protein MMPPMMPTASHVPANPAPPPLGLSWLIWGLGAALYFMSFYQRVAPAVMTDLLMSDFQIGAAALGNFSAFYFYSYVAMQVPTGMLADHWGPRRLLTAGALLAALGTFFFALADTVLLANIGRLLIGGSVAVAWVTLMKLATHWFPPRMFAFVTGIGLLVGVMGAVTAGAPLRMLVDMMGWRGVMWILGLICLALGAAIWLIVRDDPTQRGYASHAPVLAARTDHTGGMFHGLGSIFQYRNTVLLTVAQGGMVGTVLTFGGLWGVPFLESRYALSTLTAAALSSAIMIAWALSGPLLGFFSDRLCARKRLYVAASFIALAGWSSALLIPGLPLPLFAAAAMIGAAACGVVIVGFAFAKESVPPRLAGTVSGVCNMGTMSGPMILQPLVGWLLDRQWQGDLLNGVRVYDAQAYQTAFLPMLAWLCLTLTLAWFTRETHCRPAREAS, from the coding sequence ATGATGCCCCCGATGATGCCTACTGCCAGCCACGTCCCGGCGAACCCCGCCCCTCCTCCCCTTGGCCTTTCCTGGCTGATCTGGGGACTGGGGGCCGCGCTCTACTTCATGAGCTTTTACCAGCGGGTGGCCCCTGCGGTGATGACCGATCTGCTGATGAGCGACTTCCAGATCGGAGCCGCGGCCCTGGGCAATTTTTCGGCCTTTTACTTCTACAGCTACGTGGCCATGCAGGTCCCCACGGGCATGCTGGCGGACCACTGGGGGCCGAGGCGACTGCTCACGGCCGGGGCCTTGCTGGCGGCTTTGGGCACTTTTTTTTTCGCCCTGGCCGACACCGTGCTCCTGGCCAACATCGGCAGGCTGCTCATCGGCGGTTCCGTGGCCGTGGCCTGGGTAACCCTGATGAAGCTGGCCACCCACTGGTTCCCGCCGCGGATGTTCGCCTTTGTCACCGGGATCGGACTGCTGGTGGGAGTGATGGGCGCGGTCACCGCCGGGGCGCCGCTCCGCATGCTGGTCGACATGATGGGTTGGCGCGGGGTGATGTGGATTCTGGGACTGATTTGTCTGGCCCTGGGCGCGGCCATCTGGCTGATCGTCCGCGACGACCCGACTCAGCGGGGATATGCCTCCCACGCTCCCGTCCTGGCCGCGAGAACGGATCATACCGGCGGGATGTTCCACGGGCTTGGAAGCATTTTCCAGTACCGGAACACTGTGCTGCTCACCGTGGCCCAGGGCGGCATGGTCGGCACGGTCCTCACCTTCGGCGGACTCTGGGGGGTTCCGTTCCTGGAATCCCGCTACGCCCTTTCCACGCTGACCGCGGCGGCCCTGAGTTCGGCGATCATGATCGCCTGGGCCCTCTCCGGCCCCCTCCTGGGATTCTTTTCGGACAGGCTGTGCGCCCGAAAACGGCTCTACGTGGCCGCGTCCTTCATCGCCCTGGCGGGCTGGTCTTCAGCCCTGCTCATCCCCGGGCTGCCCTTGCCCCTGTTCGCCGCGGCGGCCATGATCGGGGCCGCGGCCTGCGGCGTGGTCATCGTGGGCTTTGCCTTTGCCAAGGAATCCGTGCCGCCGCGACTGGCCGGGACGGTCTCCGGAGTTTGCAACATGGGCACCATGTCCGGCCCGATGATCCTTCAACCGCTGGTGGGCTGGCTTCTGGACCGACAGTGGCAGGGGGATCTGCTCAACGGCGTCCGCGTCTACGACGCCCAGGCCTACCAAACAGCCTTCCTGCCCATGCTCGCCTGGCTCTGCCTCACCCTCACCCTGGCCTGGTTCACCAGGGAAACCCACTGCCGTCCGGCCCGGGAGGCCTCGTAG